GCCGCCGCCCTGCGGGTCTGGCTGCGGGAGCGCGGCCTGCTGGAACAGGGCCGGCCGTGAGACAACCCGAGAACCTGCACGAGGAGTGCGTGGCGAGCCGGCAGCTGCTGGACGGCCGGCTGCTCAAGGTCTTTTCGGACACCGTGCGCCTGCCCGACGGCCGCGAGGCCGTGCGCGAGTGGATCCGCCACCCCGGCGCGGTGGCGGTGATCGCGCACCTGCGCGCCAGCGATGAATTGATCTTGGAGCGCCAGTTCCGCTATCCCGTCGGCAAGGCCGTCTGGGAGTTGCCCGCGGGCAAACTGGATCCGGGCGAGGACCCCGAGGCCTGCGGTCGGCGCGAGCTGGAGGAGGAGACGGGCTGGCGGGCGGGCGCCCTGCACTACGTGCTGCCGCTCTTGCCCTGCATCGGCTACTCGGACGAGGTGATCCACATCTTCTACTGCGACGAACTCAGCCCCGGCCGGGCGGGCCTGGACGAGGGCGAGTGCCTGGACGTCCACCGCCTGCCGCTGGCCGAGGTGCGCCACCTGCTGGAGTCGGGCGCGATCCAGGACAGCAAGACCCTGGTGGGCCTCTATTGGCTGTTCGCACGCCTGGACGCCGAGGCCCGGGCGTGAGGCCGCGCTGGCAGGTGCAGAGCGGCCCCTGGGAGCCCGGCGGCGTGGCGGCGCGCATCCTGCGCCGGCGCGGGCTGGACCCAGCGGCGGAGCGCCAGCACGATCCCTTCCTCATGCTGGACATGGACAGAGCCGTGGAGCGCATCCAGCGGGCGATCCGCGAGCGCGAGCGCATCCTGGTCTTCGGCGATTACGACGCCGACGGCGTCACCTCCGCGGCCCTGCTGCGCCAGGGGTTGGCGGATCTGGGCGCCACGGTGGCCGTGCGCCTGCCTCACCGGGTGGAGGAGGGCTACGGCCTGCAGGTCTCCCAGATGCGCGAGATCCTCGACGGCCCGACGGACCTGCTCGTGACAGCGGACAACGGCACGTCGGCACTGGAGCCGCTGGAGCTGGCCGCCCGCGAGGGCCTGGACGTGATCGTGGTGGACCACCACAGCCTGACCGGTCCGCGTCCGCCCGTCGTGGCCCTGCT
This genomic stretch from Candidatus Delongbacteria bacterium harbors:
- a CDS encoding NUDIX hydrolase, which encodes MRQPENLHEECVASRQLLDGRLLKVFSDTVRLPDGREAVREWIRHPGAVAVIAHLRASDELILERQFRYPVGKAVWELPAGKLDPGEDPEACGRRELEEETGWRAGALHYVLPLLPCIGYSDEVIHIFYCDELSPGRAGLDEGECLDVHRLPLAEVRHLLESGAIQDSKTLVGLYWLFARLDAEARA